A stretch of Kaistella flava (ex Peng et al. 2021) DNA encodes these proteins:
- a CDS encoding DUF805 domain-containing protein, with product MKWYLKVLRQYADFSGRARRTEFWMYALFNMIFAITAAVLDNILGLKFNEQIPYGFIYLLYGLATFIPGLALAVRRLHDVGKSGWFYFIAFIPIIGAIWLLILFVTEGTPGSNLYGVNPKENFNEINEIGVNQI from the coding sequence ATGAAATGGTATTTAAAAGTACTAAGACAGTACGCTGATTTTAGCGGAAGGGCAAGAAGAACAGAATTTTGGATGTATGCCTTATTTAATATGATTTTTGCAATTACAGCAGCAGTTTTAGATAACATTTTAGGATTGAAATTCAATGAGCAAATACCATATGGTTTTATTTACTTACTCTACGGTTTGGCAACTTTCATTCCTGGGTTAGCTTTGGCTGTTAGAAGATTGCACGATGTTGGCAAAAGTGGATGGTTCTATTTCATTGCATTTATTCCGATAATTGGAGCAATCTGGCTGCTTATCTTATTTGTAACAGAAGGAACTCCAGGAAGTAACCTGTACGGAGTAAATCCAAAAGAAAATTTCAACGAAATCAATGAAATTGGCGTTAATCAAATTTAA
- a CDS encoding aminoacyl-histidine dipeptidase produces MELSQLEPQIIWKNFSALNSVPRPSKKEEKVIAFIKNFGENLNLETTVDEVGNVIIKKPATPGMENRKAIVLQSHLDMVCQKNNDIEFDFDTEGIKMEVDGDWVKAKGTTLGADNGLGVASIMSILESSDIAHPALEALFTIDEETGMTGAIGLKPGQLQGQILLNLDTEEDDEIDIGCAGGVDVTATQTYGLEDAKGQIVKITVKGLQGGHSGMDIHKGFGNANVILGRLLYTGVSNENIQLISMDSGGLRNAIPREGNVVLSVRNSVEFMEGAESLKASIMEEFASVEKDLHINIETYSTPEKAISVEDSKKIIFALKSAHNGVYRMSPDVKDLVETSNNIARVELKNGALQILNLSRSSVESGKYAVAEQLKSVYELAGMKVEFNGSYPGWKPKPGSEIVQIMEKMYEKDFGEKPQVVACHAGLECGIIGANYPEMEMVSFGPTIRGAHSPDERANIASVQKFWGFLKEILANIPAK; encoded by the coding sequence ATGGAATTATCACAACTCGAACCGCAAATCATCTGGAAGAATTTTTCAGCATTGAACTCGGTTCCCCGTCCCTCAAAAAAAGAAGAAAAAGTAATCGCATTTATTAAAAACTTTGGTGAGAATCTGAATTTAGAAACTACGGTTGATGAAGTTGGAAATGTGATCATCAAAAAACCTGCAACTCCAGGAATGGAAAACAGGAAAGCAATTGTGTTACAATCCCACCTGGATATGGTTTGTCAGAAAAACAATGATATCGAATTCGATTTTGACACAGAAGGAATTAAGATGGAAGTTGACGGCGATTGGGTAAAAGCAAAAGGAACTACTTTAGGCGCAGATAACGGTTTGGGAGTTGCTTCTATTATGAGTATTTTAGAAAGTAGCGACATTGCTCATCCAGCTTTGGAAGCGCTTTTCACTATTGATGAAGAAACAGGAATGACCGGAGCAATCGGTTTAAAACCTGGTCAATTACAAGGTCAAATTTTATTGAATTTAGATACCGAAGAAGATGACGAAATCGATATCGGTTGCGCTGGAGGAGTTGACGTTACTGCTACACAAACTTATGGTTTGGAAGATGCTAAAGGTCAAATCGTAAAAATCACCGTAAAAGGTTTACAAGGTGGACATTCAGGAATGGATATTCACAAAGGTTTTGGGAACGCTAACGTTATTTTGGGTAGACTTTTATATACAGGAGTTTCGAACGAAAATATTCAGTTAATTTCTATGGACAGCGGCGGTTTGCGTAATGCAATTCCGAGAGAAGGAAACGTGGTTTTATCAGTTAGAAATTCCGTAGAATTTATGGAAGGTGCTGAAAGTTTAAAAGCATCCATTATGGAGGAATTTGCTTCAGTTGAGAAAGATCTACACATTAATATCGAAACGTATTCTACTCCAGAAAAAGCAATTTCTGTAGAAGATTCAAAGAAAATAATTTTCGCCTTAAAATCAGCGCACAACGGAGTTTACAGAATGTCTCCTGATGTAAAAGATTTGGTAGAAACATCGAATAACATCGCCAGAGTAGAATTGAAAAATGGAGCATTACAAATTTTAAATCTCTCCCGTTCATCCGTTGAATCTGGTAAATATGCCGTTGCTGAACAATTGAAGTCAGTTTATGAATTAGCCGGAATGAAAGTAGAATTTAATGGATCTTACCCAGGTTGGAAACCAAAACCAGGTTCTGAAATCGTTCAGATCATGGAGAAAATGTATGAAAAAGATTTCGGTGAAAAACCACAAGTTGTCGCTTGTCACGCTGGTTTAGAATGTGGAATTATAGGTGCCAATTATCCTGAAATGGAAATGGTAAGTTTCGGACCAACCATCCGTGGCGCTCACTCGCCGGATGAAAGAGCAAATATTGCATCTGTTCAGAAATTCTGGGGATTCTTAAAAGAAATTTTAGCGAATATTCCAGCGAAGTAA